From one Bacteroides intestinalis DSM 17393 genomic stretch:
- a CDS encoding RagB/SusD family nutrient uptake outer membrane protein gives MKKIFKYMAAALLAVNFTSCSDFLDKEVDLTLDAEQVFQKFENTRGYLANIYTYLPDAFVGYTDGQFRGASRDCMTDNALSFWSVHYYHSVLTDAYSATKHSFAEDFWPKNFKGIRAANNFLKYARESVVKNTEMEGDDNRLYDRYMAEARLLRAIFHFDQASWFGDIPIVGEDENGEPIIFEYTNPEQMNMARTNCADALKWIADECDKIKDVLPFRYAQEELNWGRVNGAAAYALKARALLYRASPLHNPNNDASLWREAATAATDFITKNRTQSNPYRLYTTADNDTDKNYYECFVSTPHLNNEYILSRSEWQTREIELFLAPCGFSGSVNSTGRTNPTQNLVDSYETKNGLPIDKDPSYDPQNPYANRDPRLEQTILHHGSIWGDAKQDEEREVDVTYGSGKDYHELHGGTLTGYYTKKFLNNMSFKSPTTYTHACPIFRYAEVLLNAAEAINEAEGPDNAYQYVNEVRARVGMPPYSGMSQSQLRERIRNERRIELCFEDHRFFDERRWKLFESKSAASEKNLPYYQQVYNLYGVAVTPGQSTVFNYGPAEMHQSRAFNSPKNYYFPIPDAEIKRLPNLGQNPGWEMQ, from the coding sequence ATGAAAAAGATATTCAAATATATGGCAGCCGCACTGCTGGCTGTAAATTTCACCTCTTGCAGCGACTTCTTAGACAAAGAGGTAGACTTGACCCTGGATGCGGAACAGGTGTTCCAGAAATTTGAGAATACCCGCGGCTATCTGGCAAATATATATACCTACCTACCGGATGCGTTCGTAGGTTATACAGATGGCCAGTTCCGTGGTGCATCACGCGACTGTATGACGGATAATGCACTCTCTTTCTGGAGTGTACATTACTATCACAGTGTATTGACAGACGCTTATTCCGCAACCAAACATTCGTTTGCAGAAGATTTCTGGCCAAAGAACTTCAAAGGCATCCGTGCCGCCAACAACTTTCTGAAGTATGCCCGCGAAAGCGTTGTGAAGAATACTGAAATGGAGGGTGACGACAACCGTTTGTACGACCGTTACATGGCTGAAGCCCGACTGCTCCGTGCCATCTTCCACTTCGACCAGGCCAGTTGGTTCGGCGATATCCCCATCGTAGGTGAAGATGAGAACGGCGAGCCCATCATTTTCGAATACACCAATCCGGAACAAATGAACATGGCACGCACCAATTGCGCCGATGCACTGAAATGGATTGCTGACGAATGTGATAAGATAAAAGACGTGTTGCCTTTCCGGTATGCACAGGAAGAGCTGAACTGGGGACGTGTGAACGGTGCTGCAGCGTATGCATTGAAAGCAAGAGCATTGTTGTACAGAGCATCACCTTTGCACAATCCTAACAATGACGCTTCCCTATGGAGGGAAGCTGCAACGGCTGCAACAGACTTCATCACGAAAAACAGAACCCAGAGCAATCCGTACAGACTGTATACTACGGCAGATAATGATACGGACAAGAACTATTATGAATGTTTCGTTTCCACGCCTCACCTGAACAACGAGTATATCTTGAGCCGTTCAGAATGGCAAACCCGTGAAATTGAACTGTTCCTAGCTCCCTGCGGATTCAGTGGTAGTGTAAACTCAACCGGACGTACCAATCCGACACAGAACTTGGTGGATAGCTATGAAACTAAAAATGGTCTTCCTATAGATAAAGATCCGTCTTACGATCCGCAGAATCCGTACGCCAACCGTGACCCACGTTTGGAGCAAACCATTCTGCACCACGGTTCTATCTGGGGAGATGCAAAACAAGATGAAGAACGTGAAGTAGATGTTACTTATGGTTCCGGCAAAGATTATCATGAACTGCACGGTGGAACACTCACCGGATACTATACTAAGAAGTTCCTGAATAATATGTCGTTCAAGAGTCCGACTACTTATACACACGCCTGTCCTATCTTCCGCTATGCCGAAGTATTGCTGAATGCTGCCGAAGCCATCAACGAAGCTGAAGGTCCGGACAATGCTTATCAATATGTGAACGAAGTGCGTGCCCGTGTAGGCATGCCACCCTACAGTGGAATGAGCCAGTCGCAGCTTCGCGAACGTATCCGCAACGAACGCCGCATCGAACTTTGCTTCGAGGACCATCGTTTCTTCGACGAGCGCCGCTGGAAGTTATTCGAAAGCAAAAGTGCCGCCAGCGAAAAGAATCTGCCCTACTACCAGCAGGTTTATAACCTTTACGGTGTAGCTGTAACTCCGGGGCAAAGTACGGTGTTCAATTACGGTCCGGCGGAAATGCACCAATCACGTGCTTTCAACAGTCCGAAAAACTACTACTTCCCCATACCGGATGCCGAAATCAAGAGATTGCCTAACTTAGGACAAAATCCCGGCTGGGAAATGCAATAA
- a CDS encoding arabinan endo-1,5-alpha-L-arabinosidase, with translation MKFFKWTLLLFSYSVLSGACSSESNEPDIDETTISISAPSVSNVTEDRATIIATITTNTPSAILKKGICYDTQSNPTISNRTVEMSSAGLSLNLTITELEPETKYYAKAFATVANGNPVYSTEISFTTAARSITSELDKYIAPSYPDDYTSIADWSNRSQWNLANVHDPSIVLAEDGYYYMYQTDASYGNAHEYGGHFHCRRSKDLVNWEYMGGTMNSLPGWVIPKLNEIRKAMGLNEVQPAINTFGYWAPCVRKVRNGLYRMYYSIVCPGLLNGENTWGERAFIGMMENTDPANNGGWEDKGYVITNASDKELNFNVKPDDWTNCYYKWNAIDPSYIIDKDGKHYLVYGSWHSGIAALEVDAATGKPLNTLPKPWGTEEDIAPYGQLLVTRQIGNRWQASEGPEIIYNPNTGYYYLFMAYDALDVPYNTRVCRSQSILGPYLGIDGTDLTRFGGEMLPIVTHPYKFSNSNGWVGIAHCAIFDDGNGNWYYASQGRLPKDIPGINASNAVMMGHVRSIKWTSTGWPVVMPERYGAVPQLPITEDELTGSWEHIDLSYSYGKQKTSNTMTLSADHKVTDGSWKGATWNYDADNQRITFSNGVEVCLQREVDWEASPRTHTIVYAGYTNSKTYWGKKKK, from the coding sequence ATGAAGTTCTTCAAGTGGACCCTATTACTCTTCAGTTATTCAGTTTTATCAGGAGCGTGCAGCAGCGAAAGCAATGAGCCTGACATAGACGAGACAACTATTTCCATTTCGGCACCATCTGTGTCAAATGTTACGGAAGATAGAGCAACTATAATTGCGACTATCACAACAAATACCCCATCCGCTATCTTAAAGAAAGGTATTTGTTATGATACCCAGTCTAATCCGACCATTTCCAACCGGACTGTTGAAATGAGCAGCGCAGGTCTGTCACTCAACCTGACCATAACGGAACTTGAGCCTGAAACTAAATACTATGCCAAGGCTTTTGCTACTGTAGCCAATGGAAATCCAGTCTATTCAACAGAAATTTCATTCACAACAGCAGCCCGCAGCATTACTTCCGAATTGGATAAATACATAGCTCCTTCCTATCCTGATGATTATACCAGCATTGCAGACTGGAGCAACAGAAGCCAATGGAATTTAGCCAATGTACATGACCCCAGTATAGTACTAGCTGAAGACGGTTATTATTATATGTATCAGACGGATGCCTCGTATGGCAATGCGCATGAATACGGCGGACATTTTCACTGCCGTCGATCCAAAGACCTCGTGAATTGGGAATACATGGGAGGTACCATGAACTCACTACCCGGCTGGGTGATTCCTAAATTGAACGAAATACGCAAAGCCATGGGGTTGAATGAAGTTCAGCCTGCCATAAATACCTTTGGTTATTGGGCACCTTGTGTCCGGAAAGTCAGAAACGGGCTTTACCGCATGTACTATTCCATCGTATGCCCGGGCTTGCTCAACGGTGAGAACACTTGGGGCGAACGTGCCTTTATCGGCATGATGGAAAACACCGACCCTGCCAATAATGGAGGTTGGGAAGACAAAGGATACGTCATCACAAATGCCTCTGATAAAGAATTAAATTTCAACGTCAAGCCCGATGACTGGACAAATTGCTATTATAAATGGAATGCAATCGACCCCAGTTATATTATCGACAAAGATGGCAAGCACTATCTGGTTTACGGCTCATGGCATAGCGGCATAGCGGCGCTGGAAGTAGATGCAGCCACCGGAAAGCCACTGAATACATTGCCCAAGCCTTGGGGAACGGAAGAAGATATAGCTCCTTACGGGCAACTACTCGTCACCCGCCAAATTGGGAATCGCTGGCAGGCATCCGAAGGACCGGAAATCATTTATAATCCAAACACTGGATATTATTACCTGTTCATGGCTTATGATGCATTGGATGTACCTTATAACACACGCGTGTGTCGTTCTCAAAGCATTCTGGGTCCTTACTTAGGCATTGACGGAACAGATCTCACCAGATTCGGCGGCGAAATGCTCCCCATCGTTACACACCCCTACAAGTTCAGCAACAGCAACGGATGGGTAGGTATCGCTCACTGTGCTATTTTTGACGATGGAAATGGGAATTGGTATTATGCCTCGCAAGGACGTCTGCCCAAAGATATACCGGGTATCAATGCGAGCAATGCCGTGATGATGGGGCATGTACGTTCCATCAAATGGACCAGTACGGGATGGCCGGTAGTAATGCCGGAACGTTATGGCGCCGTGCCCCAACTGCCTATAACAGAAGATGAACTGACAGGGAGTTGGGAACATATAGACCTCTCCTACTCTTACGGAAAGCAGAAAACATCCAATACAATGACACTTTCTGCCGATCATAAAGTAACCGATGGTTCTTGGAAAGGCGCAACGTGGAACTATGATGCCGACAACCAGCGCATCACATTCAGCAATGGAGTGGAAGTATGTCTGCAACGGGAAGTGGATTGGGAAGCCAGCCCGAGAACTCATACAATTGTTTATGCAGGGTATACCAACAGCAAGACGTATTGGGGTAAAAAGAAGAAATAA
- a CDS encoding aldose epimerase family protein produces the protein MKNSFLLAGIAALMLSACNNKPAQELTLSGLNPVNFQTEVNNAKTDLYTLKNKSGMEVCITNFGGRIVSIMVPDKNGNMQDVVLGFDSIADYVNIPSDFGASIGRYANRINQGRIVLDGDTIQLPQNNFGHCLHGGPKGWQYQVYEANPIDETTLELTRISPDGDENFPGNVTAKVLFKLTDDNAIDIKYSATTDKKTVINMTNHSYFNLSGNPSKAATDHILYVNADNYTPVDSTFMTTGEIVTVKDTPMDFTTPKTIGQDITNFDFVQLKNGNGYDHNWVLNTNGDIAQLAAKLTSPESGITLEVYTNEPGIQVYTGNFLDGTVTGKKGITYNQRASVCLETQHYPDSPNKPEWPSVVLEPGQTYNSECIFKFSVEK, from the coding sequence ATGAAAAACAGTTTTCTACTTGCAGGAATTGCCGCATTGATGTTATCTGCGTGCAATAACAAGCCAGCTCAGGAGTTGACTTTGTCCGGTCTGAATCCGGTGAATTTTCAAACAGAAGTGAACAATGCCAAAACAGATCTTTACACCTTGAAGAACAAGTCGGGCATGGAAGTATGCATCACTAACTTTGGAGGACGTATCGTTTCTATTATGGTTCCCGACAAAAACGGGAATATGCAGGACGTTGTTCTGGGTTTCGACAGCATTGCCGACTATGTAAACATCCCAAGTGACTTCGGCGCTTCCATCGGTCGTTATGCAAACCGCATCAACCAGGGAAGAATCGTACTGGACGGAGACACTATCCAATTACCGCAAAATAACTTCGGACATTGCTTGCATGGCGGTCCTAAAGGCTGGCAATACCAAGTATATGAGGCCAACCCGATTGATGAAACTACACTAGAACTGACCCGTATTTCACCGGACGGAGATGAAAACTTCCCCGGTAATGTAACAGCCAAAGTTCTTTTCAAACTAACAGATGACAACGCTATAGATATAAAGTATAGCGCTACTACAGATAAGAAGACAGTCATCAACATGACCAACCACTCTTACTTCAACTTATCCGGTAATCCTTCAAAAGCTGCAACAGATCATATCTTATATGTAAATGCAGACAACTACACTCCAGTGGACAGCACTTTCATGACTACCGGAGAAATTGTAACGGTGAAAGATACTCCGATGGACTTCACTACTCCTAAAACGATAGGACAAGACATCACTAACTTCGACTTTGTTCAGTTGAAAAACGGAAATGGCTATGACCACAACTGGGTGCTGAACACAAATGGAGACATTGCTCAATTAGCAGCAAAACTGACTTCACCTGAAAGCGGTATTACTCTGGAAGTATATACCAACGAACCGGGTATACAAGTTTATACCGGTAACTTCCTTGATGGAACTGTAACAGGTAAAAAAGGCATCACTTACAACCAACGTGCTTCCGTATGCTTGGAAACACAACACTATCCCGACAGTCCTAATAAGCCGGAATGGCCCAGCGTGGTATTGGAACCGGGACAGACATACAACAGCGAATGTATTTTCAAATTCTCAGTAGAGAAATAA
- a CDS encoding sodium:solute symporter has product MEALDWIVIGAFALALIGIIVWVVKQKQNDSADYFLGGRDATWIAIGASIFASNIGSEHLIGLAGAGASSGMAMAHWEIQGWMILILGWVFVPFYSRSMVYTMPEFLERRYNPQSRTILSVISLISYVLTKVAVTVYAGGLVFQQVFGIEELWGIDFFWIAAIGLVLITALYTIFGGMKSVLYTSVLQTPILLLGSLIILVLGFKELGGWDEMMRICGAVTVNDQGNTMTELIRSNSDPNFPWLGALIGSAIIGFWYWCTDQFIVQRVLSGKNQKEARRGTIFGAYLKLLPVFLFLIPGMIAFALHQKYLGAGGEGFLPMLANGSANADAAFPTLVAKLLPAGVKGLVVCGILAALMSSLASLFNSSAMLFTIDFYKRFKPKTSEKKLVVIGQMATVVIVILGILWIPIMRSVGDVLYTYLQDVQSVLAPGIAAAFLLGICWKRTSAQGGMWGLIAGMVIGLTRLGAKVYYSNAGDVAGGTFKYLFYDMNWLFFCGWMFLFCIIVVIVVSLATEAPTEEKIRGLVFGTSTPAQLAETRASWNHWDIIHTIIILGITAAFYIYFW; this is encoded by the coding sequence GTGGAAGCATTAGATTGGATCGTAATTGGAGCCTTTGCTTTAGCTCTGATTGGTATTATTGTTTGGGTTGTCAAACAGAAACAAAATGACTCAGCGGATTATTTTCTGGGTGGACGTGACGCTACATGGATTGCGATTGGTGCATCTATTTTTGCATCAAACATCGGTTCGGAACACTTGATCGGACTGGCAGGCGCCGGTGCATCCAGTGGTATGGCTATGGCACACTGGGAAATTCAGGGATGGATGATTCTTATTTTAGGATGGGTATTCGTACCTTTCTATTCAAGAAGTATGGTATATACGATGCCGGAATTCTTGGAACGTCGTTATAATCCGCAATCCCGTACTATATTATCCGTAATCTCCTTGATCAGTTATGTATTGACTAAGGTAGCAGTTACAGTATATGCCGGTGGTTTGGTATTCCAACAGGTATTCGGCATTGAAGAACTCTGGGGAATCGACTTCTTCTGGATTGCAGCTATCGGTCTGGTTTTGATCACTGCATTATATACGATCTTTGGAGGTATGAAGTCGGTACTTTATACTTCTGTATTGCAGACACCGATTTTGTTGTTAGGGTCGCTGATTATCCTTGTACTCGGTTTCAAAGAACTGGGTGGATGGGATGAAATGATGAGAATTTGTGGTGCGGTAACAGTTAATGATCAGGGCAACACCATGACGGAATTAATCCGTAGTAACAGTGACCCGAACTTCCCTTGGTTGGGAGCACTAATCGGATCAGCTATCATCGGTTTCTGGTACTGGTGTACTGACCAGTTCATCGTACAACGTGTGCTTTCAGGTAAGAACCAGAAAGAAGCACGCCGCGGTACTATCTTTGGAGCTTATCTGAAATTGTTACCTGTATTCTTGTTCTTGATTCCGGGTATGATTGCTTTTGCACTTCATCAGAAGTACCTCGGTGCAGGCGGTGAAGGTTTCTTGCCGATGTTGGCCAATGGTAGCGCCAATGCCGATGCAGCTTTCCCGACACTGGTAGCCAAGTTGTTACCGGCTGGTGTGAAAGGTTTGGTGGTTTGCGGTATCCTTGCAGCTTTGATGAGTTCGTTGGCATCTTTGTTCAACTCATCTGCCATGCTGTTTACAATTGACTTCTACAAACGCTTCAAACCGAAAACTTCTGAAAAGAAACTGGTGGTTATCGGCCAGATGGCAACTGTAGTGATTGTAATTCTGGGTATTTTGTGGATACCTATCATGCGTAGCGTAGGTGATGTACTTTATACTTACCTGCAAGATGTACAGTCTGTATTGGCACCGGGTATCGCCGCAGCCTTCCTGTTGGGTATCTGCTGGAAGCGTACTTCTGCACAAGGTGGTATGTGGGGATTGATCGCCGGTATGGTAATCGGTTTGACACGTCTGGGAGCAAAAGTATATTACAGTAATGCAGGAGATGTAGCTGGCGGTACATTCAAATATCTGTTCTATGATATGAACTGGTTGTTCTTCTGCGGATGGATGTTCCTGTTCTGCATCATTGTAGTGATTGTAGTAAGCTTGGCAACAGAAGCACCGACTGAAGAAAAAATACGGGGATTGGTATTCGGTACCTCTACTCCGGCACAATTGGCAGAGACACGCGCCAGCTGGAACCATTGGGATATTATCCATACGATTATTATCCTGGGTATCACTGCCGCTTTCTATATCTATTTCTGGTAA
- a CDS encoding NUDIX hydrolase produces the protein MTNNYYSSNPTFYVGIDCIIFGFNEGELNLLLLKRNFQPAMGEWSLMGGFVQQGESVDDAAKRVLAELTGLENVYMEQVGSFGEVERDPGERVISIAYYALININEYDRELVHQHNAYWVNINELPPLIFDHPQMVKQARELMQQKASTEPIGFNLLPKLFTLSQLQSLYEAIYGEQIDKRNFRKRIAEMDYIEKTDKIDKTGSKRGAALYKFNEKAYRKAPNFKL, from the coding sequence ATGACAAACAACTATTATAGTTCAAATCCGACCTTTTACGTTGGTATCGACTGCATCATCTTCGGTTTCAACGAAGGAGAACTGAACCTGCTGTTACTGAAACGAAACTTTCAGCCGGCAATGGGTGAATGGTCTCTGATGGGTGGATTCGTACAACAAGGTGAAAGTGTGGATGATGCTGCCAAACGTGTACTAGCGGAACTCACCGGTTTGGAAAATGTATATATGGAGCAAGTTGGGTCGTTCGGTGAAGTTGAACGTGACCCGGGAGAACGTGTTATCTCCATTGCCTACTATGCACTGATCAACATCAACGAGTACGACCGCGAACTGGTGCACCAGCATAATGCCTACTGGGTAAACATCAATGAATTACCGCCTTTGATCTTCGACCATCCGCAAATGGTGAAACAGGCACGGGAATTGATGCAACAGAAAGCATCCACAGAGCCTATCGGCTTCAACCTGTTACCGAAGTTATTCACGCTGTCTCAACTGCAAAGCCTCTACGAAGCTATTTACGGTGAACAGATAGACAAGCGTAACTTCCGTAAACGGATAGCCGAAATGGACTACATTGAAAAAACAGATAAAATTGATAAAACAGGTTCCAAACGCGGAGCTGCCTTATATAAATTCAATGAGAAGGCATACCGCAAGGCACCGAATTTTAAATTATAA
- a CDS encoding L-ribulose-5-phosphate 4-epimerase produces MLEELKEKVFHANLELVKHGLVIFTWGNVSAIDRETGLVVIKPSGVSYDDMKAEDMVVVDLDGKVVEGRLKPSSDTPTHVVLYKAFPEIGGVVHTHSTYATAWAQAGCDIPNIGTTHADYFHDAIPCTADMTKEEVEGAYEMETGNVIVKRFEGLNPVHTPGVLVKNHGPFSWGKDAHDAVHNAVVMEQVAKMASIAYAVNPKLTMNPLLVEKHFNRKHGPNAYYGQ; encoded by the coding sequence ATGCTGGAAGAACTGAAAGAAAAGGTATTCCATGCTAACCTTGAACTGGTGAAGCATGGACTGGTTATCTTCACCTGGGGAAATGTATCGGCTATCGACCGTGAAACAGGGCTGGTAGTCATCAAACCCAGTGGTGTAAGTTATGACGACATGAAGGCGGAAGATATGGTGGTGGTTGACCTCGATGGCAAAGTGGTAGAAGGACGATTGAAACCGTCTTCAGACACTCCGACCCACGTGGTACTCTACAAGGCTTTCCCTGAAATCGGTGGTGTGGTACACACCCACTCTACTTACGCTACTGCCTGGGCGCAAGCCGGATGTGACATTCCGAATATCGGAACGACACACGCAGATTACTTCCACGATGCCATACCTTGCACGGCAGATATGACAAAGGAAGAAGTGGAAGGAGCGTATGAAATGGAAACCGGAAATGTAATTGTAAAGCGCTTTGAAGGGCTGAACCCTGTACACACACCGGGAGTACTGGTAAAGAATCACGGCCCCTTCTCTTGGGGAAAAGATGCGCACGATGCTGTACACAACGCAGTGGTAATGGAACAAGTGGCCAAGATGGCAAGCATTGCATACGCCGTCAATCCGAAACTGACCATGAATCCGCTGTTGGTAGAAAAGCATTTCAACCGCAAGCATGGGCCTAACGCTTACTATGGACAGTAA
- the araA gene encoding L-arabinose isomerase yields MNAFDQYEVWFVTGAQLLYGGDAVIAVDAHSNEMVAGLNASGKLPVKVVYKGTVNSSKEVTEAFKAANNDEKCIGVITWMHTFSPAKMWIHGLQELKKPLLHFHTQFNKEIPWDTMDMDFMNLNQSAHGDREFGHIVTRMRKNRKVVVGHWQDEKAQGQIATWMRVCAGWADAQDMLIIRFGDQMNNVAVTDGDKVSAEQVLGYHVDYCPVNDLMKYYNAVEDKDVQAMVDTYFKEYDHAPELEKTGTEAYTKVWNSAKAEIALRRILKDTGAKAFTTNFNDLGDFDQIPGLASQRLMEEGYGFGAEGDWKTAALYRTTWFMSQGMPKGCSFLEDYTLHFDGEKSAILQAHMLEVCPLIAEAKPKLEVHRLAIGIDSETARLVFTSKQGEGVAATIVDLGNRFRLIVNKVECIKSKPLPKLPVASALWIPMPNLEVGAAAWILAGGTHHTSFSYDLTVEYWEDYAEMAGIEMVVIDENTTISEFKKELRMNEVYYMLNKALC; encoded by the coding sequence ATGAACGCATTTGATCAATATGAAGTATGGTTCGTAACCGGAGCACAGCTCCTGTACGGAGGTGACGCAGTTATCGCAGTAGACGCACACAGTAATGAAATGGTAGCCGGATTGAACGCCAGCGGTAAATTGCCAGTAAAGGTGGTTTATAAAGGTACGGTAAACTCTTCTAAAGAAGTTACTGAGGCTTTCAAAGCTGCTAACAATGATGAGAAATGTATCGGTGTTATCACTTGGATGCACACTTTCTCTCCTGCCAAGATGTGGATTCACGGTTTGCAGGAACTGAAGAAGCCGTTGCTGCACTTCCATACTCAGTTCAACAAAGAAATTCCTTGGGATACCATGGATATGGACTTTATGAACTTGAACCAGTCTGCTCATGGTGACCGTGAATTCGGCCACATTGTAACCCGTATGCGTAAAAACCGTAAGGTAGTGGTAGGCCATTGGCAAGATGAAAAAGCACAAGGCCAGATTGCAACATGGATGCGTGTTTGCGCCGGATGGGCTGACGCTCAGGATATGCTGATTATCCGTTTCGGTGACCAGATGAACAACGTTGCCGTAACTGATGGTGACAAGGTATCTGCTGAACAAGTTTTGGGTTACCACGTAGACTACTGTCCGGTAAACGACCTGATGAAGTACTACAATGCAGTGGAAGACAAAGATGTACAGGCAATGGTAGATACTTACTTCAAAGAATACGACCATGCTCCTGAACTGGAAAAGACCGGAACTGAAGCTTATACCAAAGTTTGGAACTCTGCAAAAGCAGAAATCGCTCTCCGTCGTATCCTGAAAGACACAGGTGCAAAAGCATTTACTACCAACTTCAACGACCTCGGTGACTTTGATCAGATTCCGGGATTGGCTTCTCAACGTCTGATGGAAGAAGGGTATGGTTTCGGTGCGGAAGGTGACTGGAAAACTGCCGCTTTGTATCGTACCACTTGGTTCATGAGCCAAGGTATGCCGAAAGGATGCTCTTTCCTGGAAGATTACACACTGCACTTCGACGGTGAAAAGAGCGCTATCCTCCAGGCACACATGCTGGAAGTTTGCCCGCTGATTGCCGAAGCAAAACCGAAACTGGAAGTACACCGTCTTGCCATTGGTATCGATAGCGAAACAGCACGTCTTGTATTCACCAGCAAGCAAGGTGAAGGGGTAGCCGCTACTATCGTTGACTTGGGCAACCGTTTCCGCCTCATCGTGAACAAGGTGGAATGTATCAAGAGCAAACCGCTGCCCAAACTTCCCGTTGCCAGCGCATTGTGGATTCCGATGCCGAACCTCGAAGTAGGTGCTGCTGCATGGATTCTGGCAGGTGGTACTCACCACACCAGCTTCTCTTACGACTTGACAGTAGAATATTGGGAAGATTATGCAGAAATGGCAGGTATCGAAATGGTAGTTATCGATGAAAATACAACTATCAGCGAGTTCAAGAAAGAACTGCGCATGAATGAAGTATATTACATGTTGAACAAAGCGCTTTGTTAA